The following proteins are co-located in the Maridesulfovibrio sp. genome:
- a CDS encoding helix-turn-helix domain-containing GNAT family N-acetyltransferase: protein MDNDQVRQVRQYSRSLAREWKLVANRACSEGLSVSEAHSLIELSTVESFSVQEVADLLLIDKSNASRALKALGNQGFVEFRASNADRRAKKVFITDAGRKQVTQVHAEADEQVGCALGMLGVREREIVELGLQTYAKALRYCRLQEGFSIRPIVAEDDPAVARVIRLVSEEYGLRAEDGYAVGDPSVDHMSSAYADKGGCYWVVESKGRVVGGGGVAALQGGDGHVCELQKMYYTSECRGRGLGRKLVLMALEFARSFGYEACYLETTGELREAISLYEALGFERQKDLLGDTGHEVCELRYLYRFG from the coding sequence ATGGATAATGATCAGGTCCGGCAGGTGAGACAATATTCACGCAGTCTTGCTCGTGAATGGAAGTTGGTCGCAAACCGCGCGTGTTCGGAAGGGCTGAGTGTGTCTGAGGCACATTCACTTATTGAATTGTCAACTGTTGAGTCATTTTCTGTTCAGGAAGTGGCTGACTTGTTGCTTATAGACAAGTCCAATGCGAGCCGGGCTCTCAAGGCGCTGGGAAATCAAGGATTTGTTGAATTTAGAGCAAGTAATGCGGATCGAAGAGCTAAAAAGGTGTTCATTACTGATGCCGGTAGGAAGCAAGTCACACAGGTGCATGCCGAAGCCGATGAGCAGGTTGGGTGTGCTTTGGGAATGCTCGGTGTTCGTGAGCGGGAGATCGTAGAGCTGGGTTTGCAGACTTATGCCAAGGCTCTTCGTTATTGCAGATTACAGGAAGGTTTTTCCATACGTCCTATAGTGGCTGAGGATGATCCTGCTGTTGCGCGTGTTATACGCCTTGTTTCGGAGGAATATGGTTTGCGTGCTGAGGACGGATATGCTGTTGGTGATCCTTCTGTTGATCATATGAGCAGTGCTTATGCAGATAAAGGAGGTTGTTATTGGGTGGTTGAGAGCAAGGGACGCGTTGTTGGTGGAGGCGGAGTTGCGGCTTTACAGGGGGGCGATGGTCATGTTTGTGAGTTGCAGAAAATGTATTATACTTCTGAGTGCCGTGGTAGGGGGCTGGGCAGGAAGTTGGTTCTCATGGCTTTGGAATTTGCTCGAAGTTTTGGTTATGAGGCTTGTTATCTCGAAACTACAGGTGAGCTGCGTGAGGCCATATCGCTCTATGAAGCTTTAGGATTTGAACGTCAGAAAGATTTGTTAGGAGATACCGGACACGAAGTTTGTGAACTCCGCTATCTATATAGGTTTGGTTAA
- a CDS encoding calcium-binding protein, with the protein MKKFLSCSVVALVLVLMSSFAFADGCPELRGTWVGLVKMIDKDGNVKENKAVFIIKKQEGNLFSGEKAWFADNKENLITEGFSGIIGADGVSLYFAEHEDGYTLGTLTGKENMSLYYLENGRKAKAIYYTMERIRFARAFVDIDKDGNKTIIRSEIVKVYPLNAERIMREADLNKDGKLSKKEWEEWKKKQ; encoded by the coding sequence ATGAAAAAGTTTCTGAGTTGCAGCGTTGTTGCTCTTGTTCTGGTCCTGATGAGCTCCTTTGCCTTTGCTGACGGCTGTCCTGAGTTACGCGGTACATGGGTCGGTCTGGTCAAGATGATAGATAAGGATGGAAACGTTAAAGAGAACAAAGCCGTTTTCATAATTAAAAAGCAAGAGGGAAATCTTTTTTCCGGTGAAAAAGCATGGTTTGCCGATAACAAGGAAAATCTTATAACAGAAGGATTCAGCGGAATTATTGGAGCTGACGGTGTGAGTCTCTATTTTGCTGAGCATGAAGACGGGTATACTCTGGGGACTTTGACCGGTAAGGAAAACATGTCTCTTTATTACCTTGAGAATGGGCGTAAAGCTAAAGCCATTTACTATACGATGGAGCGAATCCGTTTTGCCAGAGCTTTTGTTGATATCGATAAAGATGGCAATAAAACCATTATCCGTTCCGAAATTGTTAAGGTTTATCCTCTTAATGCCGAGCGAATTATGCGTGAAGCTGACTTAAATAAAGATGGAAAACTGAGCAAAAAAGAATGGGAAGAATGGAAAAAGAAACAATAA
- a CDS encoding TIGR02285 family protein translates to MKHIFIVIIYLSLVITAPVQAENVINWYHADFPPSSIMCGEMKGKGHENYLEDKLQNALPEYEHLEHIANYGRILKQLSENNGCCVTMLKTKEREKYIEFSKPVMPYISNGVITLKSKLDEFKPFIDAQGFISINDLFKTSHMRMGISKGRRYGGMVDKIVDNNKKSRKIIVHYKMDLLETLAKNIQAKRTIDYAIGFPHELQWLVSQKLIEDKFIFIPIREMPEYILSYVGCTKNKWGKRIISKVNHIINGQYEEKYKKKYQQYLPEKMIGLHEKYSSNLFPLKSN, encoded by the coding sequence ATGAAGCACATATTTATAGTCATTATTTATTTATCATTGGTTATCACTGCACCGGTTCAGGCTGAAAACGTCATTAACTGGTATCATGCGGACTTTCCTCCTTCGAGCATCATGTGCGGAGAAATGAAAGGCAAGGGTCATGAAAATTATCTGGAAGACAAGCTACAAAATGCCCTCCCCGAATACGAACACTTGGAACACATAGCCAACTATGGCCGTATTCTAAAACAGCTTTCTGAAAACAACGGTTGTTGTGTGACAATGCTGAAGACTAAGGAGCGGGAAAAATACATTGAATTCAGCAAGCCGGTAATGCCCTATATTTCAAATGGGGTAATTACCCTGAAATCAAAATTAGATGAATTCAAACCTTTCATAGATGCACAAGGCTTCATCTCCATAAATGACCTGTTCAAGACTTCCCACATGCGTATGGGAATTTCCAAAGGACGCCGCTACGGGGGCATGGTAGACAAGATTGTGGACAACAATAAAAAATCCCGAAAAATTATTGTCCACTATAAAATGGACTTACTTGAAACATTGGCAAAAAATATCCAAGCTAAACGAACCATAGACTATGCCATAGGCTTTCCCCATGAATTACAATGGCTTGTTTCTCAAAAACTCATTGAAGACAAGTTCATTTTTATACCCATTCGCGAAATGCCCGAGTACATTTTAAGCTATGTCGGGTGCACTAAAAATAAGTGGGGCAAGAGAATCATCAGCAAAGTAAATCACATTATCAACGGGCAATATGAAGAAAAATACAAGAAAAAATACCAGCAATACCTTCCCGAAAAGATGATAGGCTTGCACGAAAAATACTCATCAAATCTATTCCCATTGAAAAGTAATTGA
- a CDS encoding PH domain-containing protein, translating into MGILDGLMGNASEINIDDVQEELSPILGDTERVERAFKVIRDMYVFTSGRLILIDKQGLTGKKVEYLSIPYKSISTFSVETAGHFDMDSELKMWVSGRREPIIKELKKGSDVVGIQKLLANKILK; encoded by the coding sequence ATGGGAATTCTTGATGGATTAATGGGCAATGCCTCCGAAATAAACATAGACGATGTACAGGAAGAACTCTCCCCGATACTGGGAGACACCGAAAGAGTTGAACGGGCTTTCAAAGTCATCCGTGACATGTATGTTTTTACTTCCGGCAGACTGATTCTCATCGATAAACAAGGCCTGACCGGAAAAAAAGTGGAATATTTGTCCATCCCCTACAAATCCATCTCCACCTTTTCCGTGGAGACTGCAGGCCATTTTGACATGGACTCCGAACTCAAAATGTGGGTTTCAGGACGTCGCGAACCAATCATCAAGGAACTGAAGAAAGGCAGCGATGTTGTAGGCATTCAAAAACTGCTCGCAAATAAGATTCTGAAATAA
- a CDS encoding amino acid ABC transporter permease, with amino-acid sequence MAFAFDTSVFWDTFPMLMRGLKLTVEITIGGLIFGFLLGSAAGLMKLSRNFFTRKIAGVYVEAIRGTPMLVQAMFLYYGVPMAIGMRIPPMTAGIIIIAVNSGAYIAEIVRGAVQSINKGQFEAGRSIGLTNAQTMRYIIWPQALKRMIPPLGNQFIISLKDTSLLMVIGVGELMRTGQEITSVNFRAFEVYLAVACVYLVMTLSIAFVMRRIEKKLNTSRR; translated from the coding sequence ATGGCATTCGCATTTGACACATCAGTTTTCTGGGACACATTTCCCATGCTTATGCGTGGTCTCAAGCTTACAGTTGAGATTACCATCGGCGGTCTAATTTTCGGATTTTTACTTGGAAGCGCAGCAGGTTTGATGAAGCTCTCCCGCAATTTTTTTACCAGGAAGATTGCCGGGGTCTACGTTGAAGCTATCAGGGGTACGCCCATGCTTGTTCAGGCCATGTTCCTTTATTACGGGGTTCCCATGGCAATCGGGATGCGCATTCCCCCAATGACCGCCGGGATTATTATTATAGCAGTCAATTCAGGTGCCTATATTGCCGAGATCGTGCGTGGTGCGGTTCAGTCCATAAACAAAGGTCAGTTTGAGGCCGGACGTTCCATCGGCCTGACCAATGCCCAGACCATGCGTTATATTATCTGGCCTCAGGCTCTTAAGCGCATGATTCCGCCCCTCGGCAACCAGTTCATCATCAGCCTTAAAGATACCTCCCTGCTCATGGTTATCGGTGTCGGTGAGCTTATGAGGACCGGTCAGGAAATCACCTCTGTGAACTTTCGTGCCTTTGAGGTATACCTTGCGGTTGCATGTGTTTACCTCGTTATGACCCTGTCCATCGCATTTGTAATGCGTCGCATTGAGAAAAAGTTGAATACTTCCCGGAGGTAG
- a CDS encoding 4Fe-4S binding protein, translating into MNLKDITKAAEKIGCLSVTTLDGGIMHSRIISLCGGDDEGLYFLTMDVKPFYRQLIANPQVSMCGIYPTSRKEGKNSDGQPYFPPGYTLRITGEAREVSMDELREKAEAGMRIDPEKCIACGECFEACTFKAIVPGDVYRVDGSRCDECGSCVLACPVEAIALSQTI; encoded by the coding sequence ATGAATTTAAAAGATATCACTAAAGCAGCTGAGAAAATCGGCTGCTTATCTGTCACTACCCTTGATGGTGGGATAATGCACAGCAGGATAATCAGTCTTTGCGGTGGTGACGATGAAGGGCTTTATTTCCTGACTATGGACGTTAAGCCTTTTTACCGTCAGCTCATAGCTAACCCCCAAGTTTCCATGTGCGGAATCTACCCCACCAGCCGCAAGGAAGGAAAGAACAGTGACGGCCAGCCTTATTTCCCTCCGGGGTATACCTTAAGGATTACCGGGGAAGCCCGTGAAGTTTCCATGGATGAATTGCGTGAAAAGGCTGAGGCCGGAATGCGTATTGATCCCGAAAAATGCATTGCCTGCGGCGAATGTTTTGAGGCCTGTACATTCAAGGCGATTGTTCCGGGAGATGTCTACCGGGTAGACGGTTCCCGGTGCGACGAATGCGGAAGCTGCGTTTTGGCCTGTCCGGTTGAAGCTATTGCTCTCTCACAGACTATATAA
- a CDS encoding UbiD family decarboxylase: MGYKNTKECLDALEAKGDLLRIDQEIDPNIEAGVIQRRVFQAGGPALLFTNVKGCKFPMAANIFGTKERLHFIFRDTIETVERLMKLKMYPMEAIKKPWQYLGAPRTAYHTLPRKLSEGPVTANETTLAQLPQLKSWPMDGGAFVTLPQVYSESPENPGFAGSNIGMYRVQLSGNEYNNTEVGLHYQIHRGIGHHHAQALKKGERLKVNIVVGGAPSMTLAAVMPLPEGLAEIFFAGALGGHRIPMVMRPNGLPVPAEADFCICGTISNEQKTEGPFGDHIGYYSLTHDFPVLKVDKVYHRSDAIWPFTTVGRPPQEDTMFGDFIHELTSELVPSVFTGVHEVHAVDVAGVHPLLLAVGSERYVPYAEERQPQELLTNGMALLGNTQTALAKYLFIGAKEDMEHGKNCHNIPVFFKHMLERANLKRDLHFITRTTIDTLDYSGMGFNEGSKLIFAAAGSKKRELAKELPHLPTLPDAFGEAKVFAPGIMLIKGRKSDTSRGEQDPQMEKLGEALKQAEGIEGFPMIVVVDDPDFTAKNWENFLWVTFTRSDPATDIYGAGAFTKAKHWGTEKAVIIDARMKTYQAPPLDPDPEVEKRVDALAASGGPLYGII, translated from the coding sequence ATGGGATACAAGAACACGAAAGAATGCCTTGATGCACTCGAAGCCAAAGGCGACCTGCTACGCATAGATCAGGAAATAGACCCCAATATTGAAGCCGGAGTTATCCAGAGGCGTGTCTTTCAGGCAGGCGGCCCTGCCCTACTCTTCACCAACGTGAAAGGTTGCAAATTTCCCATGGCTGCCAACATCTTCGGCACCAAGGAAAGGCTGCATTTCATTTTTCGCGATACCATCGAAACCGTGGAACGGCTCATGAAGCTGAAAATGTATCCCATGGAAGCCATCAAAAAACCGTGGCAATACCTCGGCGCTCCGCGCACTGCATATCACACTCTGCCGCGCAAACTTTCCGAAGGCCCGGTAACCGCCAATGAAACAACCCTTGCCCAACTACCACAGCTCAAATCGTGGCCGATGGACGGAGGAGCATTTGTAACCCTCCCGCAGGTCTACTCCGAAAGTCCGGAAAACCCCGGATTCGCAGGGTCCAATATAGGCATGTACCGAGTTCAACTTTCCGGCAATGAATACAACAATACAGAAGTAGGCCTGCATTACCAGATTCATCGCGGCATAGGACACCATCATGCTCAGGCATTGAAAAAAGGCGAAAGGCTCAAGGTGAATATTGTTGTCGGCGGAGCACCGTCCATGACTCTCGCCGCTGTAATGCCTCTCCCTGAAGGGCTTGCGGAGATATTCTTTGCCGGGGCACTGGGCGGACACCGCATCCCGATGGTCATGCGGCCCAATGGTTTGCCTGTCCCTGCTGAAGCGGACTTCTGCATCTGCGGAACTATCAGCAATGAACAAAAAACAGAGGGACCGTTCGGTGACCATATCGGCTACTACAGCCTGACCCACGATTTTCCTGTACTGAAAGTTGATAAGGTATACCACCGCAGCGATGCTATCTGGCCTTTCACCACAGTAGGACGCCCGCCGCAGGAAGACACCATGTTCGGAGATTTCATCCACGAATTGACTTCCGAACTGGTTCCGTCAGTATTTACCGGTGTGCACGAAGTTCATGCCGTAGACGTCGCCGGGGTCCATCCGCTGCTGCTGGCAGTTGGCAGCGAACGCTACGTACCCTACGCGGAAGAACGCCAGCCGCAGGAACTGCTGACCAACGGCATGGCCCTGCTGGGCAACACCCAGACCGCCCTTGCCAAATACCTTTTTATCGGTGCCAAAGAAGACATGGAGCATGGCAAGAACTGCCACAATATCCCGGTCTTCTTTAAGCACATGCTCGAACGCGCCAACCTTAAACGTGACCTGCACTTCATCACCAGAACCACAATTGACACCCTCGATTATTCCGGCATGGGCTTCAACGAAGGTTCCAAGCTGATCTTCGCCGCTGCCGGATCAAAAAAACGAGAACTGGCCAAAGAACTGCCCCACCTGCCCACCCTGCCCGACGCTTTCGGGGAAGCAAAGGTTTTCGCTCCCGGAATAATGCTCATCAAAGGACGCAAAAGCGATACATCCAGAGGCGAGCAGGACCCGCAAATGGAAAAACTAGGCGAAGCGCTTAAACAAGCCGAAGGAATCGAAGGATTCCCCATGATCGTAGTTGTGGATGATCCTGATTTCACTGCCAAGAACTGGGAGAACTTCCTCTGGGTCACCTTCACCCGCTCCGACCCGGCAACAGATATTTACGGAGCCGGTGCCTTTACCAAGGCCAAACATTGGGGAACAGAAAAAGCCGTCATTATAGACGCCAGAATGAAAACCTACCAAGCACCACCGCTTGATCCTGATCCGGAAGTTGAAAAACGTGTTGATGCTCTGGCTGCATCCGGCGGACCGCTTTATGGTATAATTTAG
- a CDS encoding AraC family transcriptional regulator, with translation MHKAEELIGIESNFKIYPFTDGTGCPISDVKEPHLHDFYVLHYVSTGSGSCVIDFETYDILPGSLYFVSPGQLHLWNPEGEVDGFVMVFTDDFLKSPEAPIHCAYELEFFNSVVNSPMFMLSTEQKVELSWVMSNLCREFSARKSGFETVLRSYFHILMVSLQRMFADRLQRPGARVENPMVREFKKLVSADHSPQLRVQDYAERMNVSVSRLSAVIKEVTSMTPGQIVRNELILTAKRMLANSDKNVSEICYELKFEDPSYFGRFFKRETGFTPSVFREHVRGKYQQLV, from the coding sequence ATGCATAAAGCAGAAGAATTGATCGGCATTGAGTCGAATTTTAAAATATATCCGTTCACCGATGGCACTGGCTGCCCTATAAGTGATGTTAAGGAACCTCATTTACATGATTTTTATGTGCTCCATTACGTTTCAACTGGGAGCGGAAGTTGTGTTATCGATTTTGAGACCTATGATATTCTTCCCGGTTCTTTATATTTTGTTTCTCCAGGACAATTGCACTTATGGAATCCGGAAGGCGAGGTGGACGGTTTTGTGATGGTTTTTACCGATGATTTTCTCAAGTCACCGGAAGCTCCAATTCATTGCGCTTATGAGCTGGAGTTTTTTAACAGCGTGGTAAATTCCCCCATGTTCATGCTTTCCACTGAGCAGAAAGTCGAATTGTCATGGGTTATGTCTAATCTTTGTCGGGAATTCAGTGCTAGAAAGTCCGGATTTGAAACTGTATTGAGGTCATATTTTCATATTCTTATGGTCAGCTTGCAGCGTATGTTTGCTGATCGGCTGCAGCGCCCCGGTGCACGTGTAGAAAATCCTATGGTTCGGGAATTCAAAAAACTTGTCTCCGCTGATCACAGTCCTCAGCTGCGGGTTCAGGATTATGCTGAAAGGATGAATGTGAGTGTAAGCAGGCTTAGCGCTGTAATTAAAGAAGTTACCAGTATGACTCCGGGCCAGATAGTCCGTAACGAGTTGATCCTTACAGCCAAGCGTATGCTGGCAAATTCCGATAAGAATGTTTCTGAAATATGCTATGAGCTTAAATTCGAAGACCCTTCGTACTTCGGTAGGTTCTTCAAACGTGAAACCGGCTTCACTCCGTCTGTTTTCCGGGAGCACGTAAGAGGAAAGTACCAGCAATTGGTATAA
- the glnH gene encoding glutamine ABC transporter substrate-binding protein GlnH: MKKLLSIIVAALITATMVGTAFAGKLTVACDTSFPPFEFKDPATGKHTGFDVELWEAIAKKIGADYDLQPMDFNGIIPGLQSNQLDVGIAGITIKPERAKVVDFSDGYYNSGLLILVKKDDNSVNGIEDLKGKIISTKLSTSSADFAKTAGAKEVKLYPNNDAMFMELMTGGADAVIFDSPVIADFMRKAGKGQVKVVGPLYNGQQYGIAFPKGSSLVAKVNAALKDLREDGTYRELYVKWFGTEPK, encoded by the coding sequence ATGAAAAAACTGCTTTCAATAATCGTTGCTGCTCTGATTACCGCGACCATGGTCGGAACTGCTTTCGCAGGTAAACTTACTGTTGCTTGTGACACTAGCTTCCCTCCTTTTGAGTTTAAAGATCCTGCTACCGGAAAGCACACCGGCTTTGACGTTGAGCTTTGGGAAGCCATCGCCAAAAAAATCGGTGCTGATTATGATCTGCAGCCCATGGACTTCAACGGCATCATTCCCGGTCTCCAGTCCAACCAGCTTGATGTAGGTATCGCAGGTATCACCATCAAACCCGAGCGTGCTAAAGTTGTCGACTTCTCTGACGGTTACTACAACTCCGGCCTGCTTATCCTTGTTAAAAAAGACGATAACTCCGTTAACGGTATTGAAGATCTTAAAGGTAAGATTATTTCTACCAAATTGAGCACTTCTTCCGCAGATTTCGCTAAAACTGCAGGCGCTAAGGAAGTTAAACTTTACCCCAACAACGACGCTATGTTCATGGAACTCATGACCGGCGGCGCTGATGCGGTTATCTTTGACTCTCCCGTTATCGCAGACTTCATGCGCAAGGCCGGTAAAGGCCAGGTTAAAGTTGTTGGTCCTCTTTACAACGGTCAGCAGTACGGTATTGCTTTCCCCAAAGGAAGCAGCCTCGTTGCTAAAGTTAACGCAGCTCTCAAAGACCTGCGTGAAGACGGCACCTACCGCGAACTGTACGTAAAATGGTTCGGTACTGAGCCTAAATAA
- a CDS encoding amino acid ABC transporter ATP-binding protein — MIEIKNLHKSFGKLEVIKGIDLKVKSGEVVCIIGPSGSGKSTVLRCINKLEDPTSGTIIVDGHDIMSPSTDINKVRAEAGMVFQQFNLFPHMTILENVTLGPVKVRHMSKSDADELGLKLLDKVGLKDKARNYPEQLSGGQKQRVAIARSLALKPKVILFDEPTSALDPELVGEVLEVMQKLAKEGMTMIVVTHEMGFAKEVADRLIFIDQGIIQEEGDPVEVFASPKNPRLKDFLGKVVSHI; from the coding sequence ATGATTGAGATTAAGAACCTTCATAAAAGTTTCGGGAAGCTTGAAGTTATCAAAGGAATCGACCTTAAAGTTAAGTCCGGCGAAGTTGTCTGTATTATCGGTCCTTCCGGGTCCGGTAAATCAACAGTGCTGCGTTGTATTAATAAGCTTGAAGATCCTACTTCCGGTACTATCATTGTAGACGGTCATGACATTATGTCTCCTTCTACTGATATCAACAAAGTTCGTGCTGAAGCCGGAATGGTTTTTCAGCAGTTTAATCTTTTTCCTCATATGACCATTCTTGAAAACGTGACCCTCGGTCCTGTCAAGGTGCGTCATATGTCAAAGAGTGATGCTGACGAACTCGGCCTTAAGCTTCTGGATAAGGTTGGTCTCAAGGATAAGGCTCGCAACTATCCTGAGCAGCTCTCCGGCGGTCAGAAACAGCGCGTTGCAATTGCCCGTTCTTTGGCTTTGAAGCCTAAGGTTATCCTTTTTGACGAGCCTACTTCCGCTCTTGACCCTGAGTTGGTCGGAGAGGTTCTGGAAGTAATGCAGAAGCTTGCCAAGGAAGGCATGACCATGATCGTAGTTACCCATGAAATGGGTTTCGCAAAGGAAGTTGCCGACCGTCTCATTTTCATCGATCAAGGCATTATTCAGGAAGAAGGCGACCCTGTTGAGGTGTTTGCTAGTCCCAAGAATCCACGCCTTAAGGATTTTCTTGGTAAAGTTGTTTCTCATATATAA
- a CDS encoding HAD family hydrolase: MFHGKVRAVAFDADDTLWVNEPFFDRAKAEIAEMMSVYIAPEKFTQILEKTQSRNVAVFGYGVKCFVISMIEAANAVAPDRIKSFEIERIIALGRSMLTAPVEPIAGVEEVLRTLGSDYELLMITKGDVAEQQRKISLSGMSVYFDHIEILAEKDKAAYERILHKHSIRHDEFLMVGNSVKSDILPVVGIGGSAVHIPFHTTWVHEVACEDDLCGREYVEISKAGELLPLLMSS, encoded by the coding sequence ATGTTTCATGGAAAAGTAAGGGCGGTAGCTTTTGATGCTGATGATACCCTGTGGGTGAATGAACCTTTTTTCGACAGGGCAAAGGCAGAAATTGCTGAAATGATGTCTGTTTATATTGCGCCGGAAAAGTTTACGCAGATTTTGGAAAAGACCCAGTCCCGTAATGTGGCCGTGTTCGGGTACGGGGTAAAGTGTTTTGTTATTTCCATGATTGAGGCGGCAAATGCCGTTGCTCCGGATAGGATAAAAAGCTTTGAAATTGAACGCATCATTGCTCTTGGCCGGTCTATGCTGACTGCTCCTGTGGAACCTATTGCAGGGGTCGAAGAGGTGTTGCGAACTTTGGGCAGTGACTACGAGCTGCTTATGATTACCAAGGGTGATGTGGCTGAACAGCAACGCAAAATCAGTCTTTCCGGTATGTCCGTGTATTTTGATCACATAGAGATTCTTGCCGAGAAAGACAAAGCTGCATATGAGCGGATTCTTCATAAGCACAGCATTCGGCATGATGAATTTCTCATGGTCGGGAATTCCGTGAAATCAGACATTCTTCCGGTTGTGGGGATTGGCGGAAGTGCTGTACATATTCCATTCCATACTACTTGGGTCCATGAAGTTGCCTGTGAAGATGACCTTTGCGGACGTGAGTATGTAGAAATCAGCAAGGCAGGAGAATTATTGCCATTGTTGATGAGTTCATAG
- a CDS encoding transporter substrate-binding domain-containing protein: MRYLVWSAIFFVLFTSIAKAEIVKVGGTGYWSPYCYTSPDDPLTLKGFTVDFLREVFCRPEDELQFVALPWKRCLVMLENNELDLVLDGSKDSPRLRNFLFSRKIYHLDNALFYLKSRFPNGPQIKAIADIDNFSLGGVFGFNYKVYPFDVSRVQQGAKDIETMLKMLEKRRFELGIGFKQIVCSRMRLNGLDGGDISFIRMPGVDSLRFYVFGNHNPKTRKLIERINYALQEMAADGRLAELKRQYGLQGSKKKVLPFKR; encoded by the coding sequence ATGCGATATCTTGTTTGGTCAGCAATATTTTTTGTCTTGTTCACATCAATAGCGAAAGCGGAAATAGTCAAGGTTGGCGGAACTGGATACTGGTCTCCATATTGTTACACCAGCCCGGATGATCCGTTAACGCTTAAAGGTTTTACTGTTGATTTTCTCAGGGAGGTTTTTTGTCGTCCTGAGGATGAACTGCAGTTTGTGGCACTCCCATGGAAAAGATGCTTGGTTATGCTGGAGAATAACGAGTTGGACCTTGTTTTGGATGGGAGTAAGGATTCCCCGAGGCTCAGGAATTTTTTGTTCTCGCGCAAAATATACCATTTGGACAATGCCTTGTTTTATCTGAAAAGCAGATTTCCAAACGGGCCTCAAATCAAAGCTATAGCAGATATTGATAATTTTTCATTAGGAGGAGTTTTCGGCTTTAATTACAAAGTATACCCGTTTGATGTTTCCAGAGTTCAACAAGGGGCAAAAGATATTGAGACTATGCTTAAGATGCTTGAAAAACGGCGGTTCGAACTCGGGATTGGGTTTAAGCAGATAGTGTGTTCGCGCATGAGGTTAAATGGTCTTGACGGGGGAGACATCTCGTTTATCCGCATGCCGGGTGTTGATTCTTTACGGTTCTATGTTTTTGGCAATCATAATCCTAAAACTAGAAAGCTTATTGAGAGGATAAATTATGCATTACAGGAAATGGCGGCAGATGGTCGGCTTGCTGAACTTAAGCGTCAGTATGGGTTGCAGGGTAGCAAGAAAAAGGTGCTGCCTTTTAAGCGTTAA
- a CDS encoding ferredoxin-thioredoxin reductase catalytic domain-containing protein — protein MIALSQPTEKSVKLISNYVEKYCERTGLNLHPMKDVSEAVTTGLAMHLDDLNRPLCPCRFYPDKQQAVAEREWLCPCSDMKNYKYCHCMLFVNEEGMPVTEHLPEDHEGRQTYGDIADPAPEKMHRKLPN, from the coding sequence GTGATAGCATTGTCTCAGCCTACTGAAAAAAGTGTAAAATTGATCTCCAATTATGTGGAGAAGTATTGTGAACGTACCGGATTGAACCTTCATCCCATGAAGGATGTTTCCGAAGCCGTGACCACCGGTCTGGCCATGCATCTTGATGATCTTAATCGTCCTCTTTGTCCCTGTCGGTTTTACCCCGATAAGCAGCAGGCGGTTGCAGAGCGTGAATGGCTGTGTCCCTGCTCAGATATGAAGAACTACAAGTACTGTCACTGTATGCTTTTTGTTAATGAGGAAGGTATGCCCGTAACTGAGCATCTTCCTGAAGATCATGAAGGCCGACAGACCTATGGCGATATCGCAGACCCCGCTCCGGAAAAGATGCATCGCAAGCTGCCTAACTAG